The Limnospira fusiformis SAG 85.79 genomic interval CGGCGACCCGGATTTAATTACTCAGTCTACGGTTCCCCTAACTGTAGCTAACCGAGTTTGGCAATATTTTAGTGAGGGAGGGGTAGAAAATACGATCGCAGCTTTGCAATATATAAGCGATCGCTATTTAGCCACTAATTACAACCCGCCGCCACCTGTAGCCATTCCCAGGGTCGGTCGTTATCCGTGGCGCGCGCTGTCCCCGGTCTCTAACTATCGGGAAGTGGGAATATTATTCTATCGCGCCCATTATCTATCAGGAAATACTGCCCCCATTGATAGCCTTTGTCAAGCCTTGGCGGCTCGTCAACTTAACCCGGTTCCCCTGTTTGTTTCATCCTTGCGAGATCCAGAAATCCAACAGGAGGCGATCGCCTATTTAACCAAAGCCAGACTCTTAATAAATACCACAAGTTTCTCGATTTCATCCCTGGATAATTCCGACCTACCCAGCGCCCCTCTGTTTTCTTTAGATATCCCCACATTACAAGCCATTCTGAGTGGTATTAGCGAACAGAGATGGCAATCAAGTCCCCTCGGATTACCTCCCCGTGATGTGGCGATGAATATCGCTTTACCAGAAGTAGACGGCCGCATTATTACCCGCCCAATTTCCTTTAAAACTGTCAAAAATAGCGATACCAGACTAGAAACAGATATTGTTCATTATCAACCCAAAAGCGATCGCATAGAATTTGTAGCCGACCTCGCCGCCAACTGGGTCAAACTCTCAGAAACCCCCACCCACCAAAGGCGCATCGCCCTAATTTTAGCCAACTATCCCACCCGTAACGGTCGCCTCGCCAATGGTGTCGGACTAGATACCCCCGCCAGTTGTGTAGAAATTCTCCAGGCTTTAAAATTAGCCGGATATACCGTCAGCGATTTTCCCCTTACCGGAGATGATCTGATTCAGGAACTGACCAGGGGAGTGACTAACGACCCAGAAGGGCGAGATTTTCGGGAAGTTAAGCAGTTTTTAAAATGGCAAGACTACCTGACTTATTTTAACACTTTACCCGCCGTTGTGCAAGGGGGAATTAAAGAACGTTGGGGGGTGCATTTTTTTGAGAATCCGCCGGAGATATTACCGATTGCTGGGGTACAATTTGGCAATGTTTTTGTGGGGATTCAACCATCACGAGGTTATGATATTGATCCGAGTCTGAATTATCACGCGCCGGACTTGGAACCGACCCCAGAATATTTGGCTTTTTATGAGTGGCTAAGAAACCACTTTGAGGCTCATGCGGTGGTTCATGTAGGGAAACATGGTAACTTAGAATGGCTACCGGGTAAAGGGGTAGGACTGTCGGAGGAATGTTACCCAGAAATCGCCCTGGGACCTTTACCGAATTTCTATCCGTTTATTGTTAATGACCCTGGGGAAGGTTCCCAAGCGAAACGCCGATCGCAGGCGGTAATTTTAGACCATTTAACCCCGCCAATGACTAGGGCTCAATTATATGGACCTTTGCAACAATTAGAAGGGTTAATTGACGAGTATTATGAGGCTCAAGTATTAGATCCATCTCGGTTAAAAACTATCAGCGATCGCATTGTGGAGTTAATCCGCAAGGAAAAGTTAGACCGGGATTTGGGCATCTCTGACGGGGAAATGGTGTCGGAATTATTTGGCACAATTGACGGTTATTTATGTGAACTAAAAGAAAGTCAAATCCGCGACGGTTTACATATTTTGGGGCGCTGTCCAGAAGGGAGACAATTGCGGGATTTAATCATAGCCATAGCCCGTCATCCCAGCCAAAATCGATGGGGTTTAACCAGGGCGATCGCTCAAGATTGGGGTTGGGAATTAGACCCATTAACAGCTAATCCGGGGGATTTATGGGAGGTGGAAGGCGACCAGAAAAACAGTGAAATCTGTAGGACAGTCGGGGATGCGATCGCCTTAATCGAAGACCAAGCCGCGATTTTAATCGACCAATTAATCAGCCAAAATAGTCAGGAATTCCCAGGGGAATTGACCCGCCAAGAATTAGTTTGGATCGAAAATATCCTCCTCCCCAATCTGAAAAAATGCGATCGTGAAATTCAGAACCTATTAAGGGGACTTGACGGCTGCTATATTCCCAGTGGATCATCCGGTGCGCCGACTCGTGGACGACCTGATGTTCTCCCCACCGGACGGAATTTCTACGCGGTCGATATTCGCGCCATTCCCACAGAAACCGCTTGGCGGGTCGGTCAGTTAGCAGCCGAAGCCTTGGTAGAAAAATACACCCAGGATCATGGAGAATATCCCCAAACTCTAGGGCTATCTGTGTGGGGAACTTCCACCATGCGGACGGGGGGAGATGATATCGCCCAGGCTTTAGCCTTGTTAGGGGTACAACCAGTCTGGGAGGGTGCGTCCCGGCGAGTGGTGGATTTTGAAATTTTGCCGATTTCCATATTGGGACGACCCAGGGTTGATGTCACCTTACGCATTTCTGGGTTATTTAGAGATGCTTTCCCCAATTTAATCGATTTATTCGATCGCGCTGTCGAGATGGTTTCTCAGTTATCAGAAACCCCCTCAGAAAACCCGATCGCCGCCACGGTCTATCAGGAAACTACCGCTGGGGTGGAGGAAGGTTTGACGGAAGATGAAGCTAAAATGCGATCGCGTTTGCGGGTATTTGGGTCAAAACCGGGAGCCTATGGTGCTGGGTTACAAGGATTAATTGAATCCCAAAATTGGACCGATGACAGCGACCTGGCGCGCGCTTATTTGAATTGGAGTAGTTATGCTTATACTGGCGGTCAGGGAATTTCTGCCCCCCAAGCCTTTGCTAACCGTCTCCAACAAATGCAGGTGGTTTTACACAATCAGGATAATCGAGAACATGATATTTTGGACTCCGATGATTATTATCAATTTCAGGGAGGGATGACGGCCGCGGTGCGGGTTCTCCGAGGCGAAAATCCCGATACTTATTTTGGTGATAATTCTCTCCCAGAAAATCCCAAAGTCCGACAGTTGCGGGAGGAAATCGCCAGGGTATATAGGTCGCGGGTGGTGAATCCTAAATGGATTGCTGGGGCGATGCGACACGGTTATCGGGGGGCTTTTGAAATGGCGGCTACAGTAGATTTTTTATTCGCTTATGATGCTACCGCCCAATGTGTTGATGATTTTATGTATGGGGGGATAGCTGAGGCTTATATATTAGATGCACAAGTCCAAAATTTTGTCCGCGAAAAGAATCCTTGGGCGTTGCGGGATATGGGGGAAAGGTTACTAGAAGCACACCAGCGAGGGTTATGGTCTTCCGTAGACAGAGATTTATTAGATAGACTACGCAACGTGGTTTTAGAGGCGGAAGCTGCGATCGAAATGGCAGAATAAACAGTAGAGGCAGGGTGATAACCTGCCCCTAAGAGGCGATCGCGCCTTTACTGTTTTAAGCGAGAGATGATCTCACGAATTTGCTCCGATGCTACATCGCGACCTCCCAAACCAAAGGCGATCGCAATAGCAACAGCGATCGCACCCAGTAGCAAGCCAAAAGCCAAATTCACAATATCACTAGCAATTCCCATTTGCTGAAGTGCCATAGCACCCACAAAGATAATAACAGCAATGCGGGCAGCCTGAGCCAGCAATTTAGCCGAAGAAGTGCCGGAACTCGATATCAAATTATGAGCCAAGTTAGCCAAGTATAAACCAATTCCAAAAATGATCACACCCAATAGCACTCGGCCAGCAATGATTAACAACTGCTCAACAATCAAAGTTAAAGCAGTTAAGCCCAAAATGTCCGTAGCCGTCACTACCGCAAAGAACATCACACCTACCAAAGCAATCACACCCACGATTTCCGAAGGTGTTTGCTTCGTGGCACTGGTCACAGGCTTATCATCTATCACCTCATCCTCTTCTGTGGTCTGAGTTGGGGTAGAAACCGGACTAGCCTTAGATTCAATTCCCAACCAAACAAAGATATTGTTAAAACCCAGATTGGTTAGCAGGTTAGTCACCAAATCTCGGACAATCACCCCAAACATATAAGCCAACACCAATATCACACCCGCAATGAAAACTTGGGGAATGACATTAAAGATCTGATTCAGCATCGAAATCGCTGGGTCAGAAATCGCATTAATCTGGAGCGCTTGCAGGGCTGAGATGGCAATAGGAATCATCAGCACAACATAAACAATTGTGCCTAGCACAGAAGATAGGGATGTAGTCCCCATCGCCCTTTCTAATCCCAACTGATTGCTGAGACGATCAAAACCAACAGCAGCCAATAAATTGGTAACAATGCGACTGACGATTTGAGCCAAAAGCCAACCACCTGCCGCAATAACTAAGGCTTTCAGGATATTGGGTAGACTCGACAGGATTTGATTGACCATCGTCTGCACCGGAGATAGCAACCCAGCTAACTCCAAAGTGCTAAGAATCATGGGCAGAAACAGCAGGAAAATAAACCAATAAATGGCATTTCCCAAGGTGTGACTCAGAGAAAAATGGCTCTCGTTTGCCCCATGGGGAACCTGCTGGTTGAGTCGCTCATCCAGCCTGAACATATCCAAGAACCTAATCATCAAGGTTCGGCAAATGGTAGCCAATACCCAGGCCACCCCTAACAATCCGGCTGCTCCTAATATCCTAGGTATGTAGCGGGTGATTTCATTCAACAGGGTAGTCAGGGGAGCGGAAACAGAAGTTAACTGGAGTCGGTCAAAGAAACCAATAATCGCAAAAATAAAGATAACCCAGAAAACTAGGGTCCCTGCCCATTTTTCTACGGGAAAGTCCTCACCGCCTTCCGTAGACCCAGAAATCCAACTGACCAGTTTATTATCTATATCGGTCTTTTTGAGTAGCTTTTTGACCAATGAACCCGCAAACCGAGCAAGTAGGTAGCCAAATAACAGGATTAAAATGGCTGTCACCAAATCCGCCACGGGTATATCCGCCAATATATCCCCCATGTGAAAATTCATCAAGTCATCAACGGGATTCGGTGATGAACCCTCTTGAGCTAAACTTAAATGGGATAGGTTCCCTATTCCTATCCCCAAGGGATTGGGAATTATACACGAAGTTTCAATCATAATCTTTGTAGATGGGTTCTAAAGTTTTACAATCTAACAGAATAATTATCCCCCTAACATCTCCCCAGGGAAGGAAACTAGCAAAATTTGATCAACTCTGTTATTTTCCTCGGTGATGATGTTGAACTCAAATCCAGGTGAGATTCACCAGTAAATCTATGCTCATCAGTTTTCGTCACTGGTTCCGATTGTTATAAAATGCCTACAGATGAGTTAAACCTCTGTGTGTACAAACTTGTTTGATCTCACCGTTGGGGTGGACATTAGTTCGTTCAACGGATAACGTTCTGAATATAGCTTGAGGCTTAGGATGTCATCTCGTCAAGTATTTGAACAGTCTATTCACATTAAAGCGATCGCCACTACGGTTGAACGCTGTATTACCGATCGCCATTTGATGCGTCGTTGGTTAAATCCCGCCCTCCGTTGTGACCCAGTGGGCGATTGGGATACTGATGTAGGGGGACGTTCCCGCTTTGTTATTCAAATTCCCATTATTCAACCTACCTTAGAGAGTATTGTCCTGGAAAGAGAACCGGGGCTAATTGTCTGGGGATTTGATGGATTTTTCCAAGGATGCGATCGCTGGGAATGTCAACCCCAATCCCAGGGAACTTACTTATTAAATCGCTTTGAATTTGAGATTAATAACCCCTTAATTGCCTTTGGTTTTAATCGGTTCGCCGCCCCTTGGACTAAGGCGGACATGGAAGCTCAATTGCGACGGTTGAAGCGAGTAGCAGAAGAACAGCAAAACCTATAGCGATCGCTTCCCAGATAAAAAGGGAACCTCCCCCATACACGAGAAAGATCCCCCATTGTCTGACAATCTAATTACTCCGAGAGTATCCCCAGTCTCAAGCCTTGGGGATTCCTTCCTACCTAATTACAAATCAGTTGTCGAATTTCTGGTTGAGCTCTCAAAAACTCGATCGCTTGTTCTCCTAGTTCACTAACGTCATCATACAAACTCATCAGATTATTGACATCTACCGTGATCGTATCAACCGATTGGAACCCTAAAACCACATCCAACATGGTTAACCGACCATCTCGAGTTGAATCTCGCAAAGCCGACAGTACATCATCAACAATGTTATCAATAGAACTACCAGGATTAATAAATAGACTAAAGGCCCCCACAGCTAATCGACCATAACTCGAACCTAACAGGCTATTAACTGTATCTGTGGGAACATTTACCCCAAAATT includes:
- a CDS encoding mechanosensitive ion channel, whose product is MIETSCIIPNPLGIGIGNLSHLSLAQEGSSPNPVDDLMNFHMGDILADIPVADLVTAILILLFGYLLARFAGSLVKKLLKKTDIDNKLVSWISGSTEGGEDFPVEKWAGTLVFWVIFIFAIIGFFDRLQLTSVSAPLTTLLNEITRYIPRILGAAGLLGVAWVLATICRTLMIRFLDMFRLDERLNQQVPHGANESHFSLSHTLGNAIYWFIFLLFLPMILSTLELAGLLSPVQTMVNQILSSLPNILKALVIAAGGWLLAQIVSRIVTNLLAAVGFDRLSNQLGLERAMGTTSLSSVLGTIVYVVLMIPIAISALQALQINAISDPAISMLNQIFNVIPQVFIAGVILVLAYMFGVIVRDLVTNLLTNLGFNNIFVWLGIESKASPVSTPTQTTEEDEVIDDKPVTSATKQTPSEIVGVIALVGVMFFAVVTATDILGLTALTLIVEQLLIIAGRVLLGVIIFGIGLYLANLAHNLISSSGTSSAKLLAQAARIAVIIFVGAMALQQMGIASDIVNLAFGLLLGAIAVAIAIAFGLGGRDVASEQIREIISRLKQ
- a CDS encoding alpha/beta hydrolase, with the protein product MNFSLKSFRQGLRSPYSVFTKGISKYISLSLVMIVGITASLTIFMSRPAPAVEAIQLIYGPASISLEFQDLETFAETGEKSNQLNSLFTLAELSDSQITTFRNALNFGVNVPTDTVNSLLGSSYGRLAVGAFSLFINPGSSIDNIVDDVLSALRDSTRDGRLTMLDVVLGFQSVDTITVDVNNLMSLYDDVSELGEQAIEFLRAQPEIRQLICN
- the cobN gene encoding cobaltochelatase subunit CobN translates to MHRIAAIPGGWNPDTEGVIFIEQTAAPIIVLTAADTEIQTLAAAIAELPSDFPNLRVTNLLNLQQQLTIDTYAEEVLSQAKVVVLRLLGGRSYWSYGLEVLAEIAETKGVELIILPGDDGGDPDLITQSTVPLTVANRVWQYFSEGGVENTIAALQYISDRYLATNYNPPPPVAIPRVGRYPWRALSPVSNYREVGILFYRAHYLSGNTAPIDSLCQALAARQLNPVPLFVSSLRDPEIQQEAIAYLTKARLLINTTSFSISSLDNSDLPSAPLFSLDIPTLQAILSGISEQRWQSSPLGLPPRDVAMNIALPEVDGRIITRPISFKTVKNSDTRLETDIVHYQPKSDRIEFVADLAANWVKLSETPTHQRRIALILANYPTRNGRLANGVGLDTPASCVEILQALKLAGYTVSDFPLTGDDLIQELTRGVTNDPEGRDFREVKQFLKWQDYLTYFNTLPAVVQGGIKERWGVHFFENPPEILPIAGVQFGNVFVGIQPSRGYDIDPSLNYHAPDLEPTPEYLAFYEWLRNHFEAHAVVHVGKHGNLEWLPGKGVGLSEECYPEIALGPLPNFYPFIVNDPGEGSQAKRRSQAVILDHLTPPMTRAQLYGPLQQLEGLIDEYYEAQVLDPSRLKTISDRIVELIRKEKLDRDLGISDGEMVSELFGTIDGYLCELKESQIRDGLHILGRCPEGRQLRDLIIAIARHPSQNRWGLTRAIAQDWGWELDPLTANPGDLWEVEGDQKNSEICRTVGDAIALIEDQAAILIDQLISQNSQEFPGELTRQELVWIENILLPNLKKCDREIQNLLRGLDGCYIPSGSSGAPTRGRPDVLPTGRNFYAVDIRAIPTETAWRVGQLAAEALVEKYTQDHGEYPQTLGLSVWGTSTMRTGGDDIAQALALLGVQPVWEGASRRVVDFEILPISILGRPRVDVTLRISGLFRDAFPNLIDLFDRAVEMVSQLSETPSENPIAATVYQETTAGVEEGLTEDEAKMRSRLRVFGSKPGAYGAGLQGLIESQNWTDDSDLARAYLNWSSYAYTGGQGISAPQAFANRLQQMQVVLHNQDNREHDILDSDDYYQFQGGMTAAVRVLRGENPDTYFGDNSLPENPKVRQLREEIARVYRSRVVNPKWIAGAMRHGYRGAFEMAATVDFLFAYDATAQCVDDFMYGGIAEAYILDAQVQNFVREKNPWALRDMGERLLEAHQRGLWSSVDRDLLDRLRNVVLEAEAAIEMAE
- a CDS encoding SRPBCC family protein gives rise to the protein MSSRQVFEQSIHIKAIATTVERCITDRHLMRRWLNPALRCDPVGDWDTDVGGRSRFVIQIPIIQPTLESIVLEREPGLIVWGFDGFFQGCDRWECQPQSQGTYLLNRFEFEINNPLIAFGFNRFAAPWTKADMEAQLRRLKRVAEEQQNL